The following nucleotide sequence is from Solanum dulcamara chromosome 7, daSolDulc1.2, whole genome shotgun sequence.
AGTTGAGTGGTTTCTTCAATGGTGTAGAGTGGGAAAACGGCCTCGGTAGAATTGGAAATCAACCAAGTAGACCAAATTGGAAAACCACAGAGCGTGTAATCTTCAATACTAGCAAATTCTTGAAGGAACATTCGAATGTTGTCTCTAAAGGGTCCCGAAAAACCGTCAATGGAGTCTCCAGTTGCGAATGTTTCAAAGACATATGGCTTTCGGTTTCTCTTTCTACTCTTACAGGCTTCAATAATGGTGGAAGAAGCCATGGCAAAAACTACACTCACtcgttttttttcttctccaaatTGTTGAGAAAATCAGTTTGGATTTTCGCGAGTATGGTTATGTTCTTTTACGTTTTGGCGCTCTATAATGATGATGACACTTCTGATTTTACATATTTAGCCCTGTGGAAATGCAGAATGAGTGAATTTTGAAGGTAGATATTTGAAGTTTTTAACAAGGGTATTCTGGTAAATGAGGTTCTACAGGTTTTAAAGTTTCTGATTTGTTTCTAACTTTTTTGGTTCACGTGGTTCAGAGCAATGCTTGTTGAGTTGTTTCGTTAGGATCTTCCCGCCCCTCCCTCCAAATaaggggtggggtgggggttgCAGAGGTGAAATTGTAAAAATGCCTATGTTTTTTGAATTGGAAAAAAGAGAGTAGTaatttgaaattgaattgaaaacaaGTTGgtggaagttttttttttgtgtggcCCTTTAGTTGTGCATGTTTTTAATTTAGTGCTAAATGCGGTCGATTATATTTGAAATAAGATAAATTTATTTACATAAtttacaataataatatctcAACACAATTCTAAAGTATTTTTGTGTTTCCCCTTTAGTTGTGCATGTTTTTAATTTAGAGCTAAATGCGGTCGATTATATTTGAAATGGGATAAATTTGTTTACAtaatttataacaataatatgtCAGCACAATTCTTCAATTGAATAGACACCTGGCTCAAGTAAAACGTCACAAAAATCAAGTATATGAAGCAAGTATAACAATGAAAAACTTTTGCTGGTGAAATTGTGAaatttaatgatataaatttttaaGCGAAAAAGATTTGAGTAATTAACCAGGAATTACAAGATTGGGAATATCGAATACacaacaacaaaattaaaattcatataGCCAACCAATCGAGCTACTATATTTTACCCCAATAAATACTTGTaatccaaaatataaaatagtcATGTTGGTGAAATTGTGAAATTTGGAAGGATACATTTCCCAATCTATCTTGAGGGCCTATGAACTCCTTTGAATGCAATTGAAATAGCTCTGTGTTTGCAATCTTGGGCAGCTAATTccagagaaaaaagaaagaaaattaggGGTGTGTTCGGtatagaagaaaatatttttcaattttatcgagtttgattgattaatttttttgaaaaatattttctctagaaAAATAAGTGtgagtaaaataattttttttagtgaaaatagaaaaaacaagTTTCACAGTGATATTCCGTATTAAAAGGTGTCTTAGTTGTAGCCCCCATTCCCACCATTCCACATTTCTGATCCTACCCTCGTTTCCCATAATATTTATCtagattatatacaaatatataaaaagtttaaaaaataagtaagaaacctAGGTATTTTCCATACCGATTACCACTAACTGTTTAGCTTTCAGAATCCAAAAGAAGACCAATAGGACTTCGGAAAAATTGGAAAAGATAGAAGGATAAAAACAGAGAGCTCCATGGAGATGGCAAAATAACAAGACAACTCACATTAACAAAAAGTCTTCTTCTATAAGATGTGCATAAATGCTGAAACTAGTGTTGTATAGACTGTAATTTTTACTTTAATTATCCCTATTCTGATTTGTAAAACTATGTAGTATGTTTTTTCACTTCACAAAATCCTGACAAGGCAGGTTTTGTCAAACTGAAATCGAAATGATATCAACTCAGCAAGCAGCATTTTAAACTacagagatttcaaaaattgatcaaaGAGCCAATGCGATATAAAATTGAGGCTCTTTAGTTGTCCAGTGTCTGATGATTACGGGGAAGGCTGTGGCTATTCAATCCAGTCACCATAGATCCGGCTGATCCTTtgtatgtcattccacttgAACCTACGGTCAGCCGGAGCAATGGTCACTATTTCATTGGATGCTACAACCCTGTTGGGTACATTTCTGGCTGGAGCAGAAATGTCAGCTCTACTCTGCGATTCCGGTGGATTGGATGCTACATCCCTGTCGGGTACATTTCTGGCTGGAGCAGAAATGTAAGCCCTACTCCGCGATTCCGGTGGATTGGATGCAACATCCCTGTCGGGTACATTTCTGGCTGGAGCAGAAATGTCAGCACTACTCCGCGATTCTGGTGGATTGGAGGAATCAAGACTCTTCAGTTCTGTCAATATTGACAAGTATCACAGATCAAAAATGGTATTGAATCTTACCCTCTATAAGAATTCAAGTATCAGCAACAATGAGGCCTAAAACTATAGACAACTTAATGTGGTGATCTTTTCAGATCAATAGATAACAAGGCGAAATCATATCAGACAGGACCGTCCATGACATGTATGAAATACATTTGTAATATATTTCCATCTTTATAGTTGAAATCCAATAGAAAAGTATATATTGTTTCCTTGGCTCAATGAAAAGACAATTCCATTCTACATTTCCTCAAGACAAAAATCATGATTTGTCTCCAAATATCAAGACTCACATAATATGCTTTATGCATCTCATTTTGTACAGTGCCAAATGGTTCAAACAAAATTAAAACCCAACACCTAATTATCTAATAGACAAGATAAAGAACTATCACAGGTTTGctcatataaaatattttcacaATGAGCTTATGAACGAAGACAAAATATATCAAGTAATCAACATGAGAATCAACTCAAGAAACTAAGCAAGAAGTGAAGTAACGGTTGTGGAAATACCTGCTTTCCCATGAGCAAATAAACATTTTGTACCATATGCACATCTATTGTCCCTTTCCCACAGGGTGCAAAGTCTGGTCTTCAGCCTTGTACAATTCTCAGACTTTTTGGATTCCATAATATCAGAATGAGTCGTGTATCTCCCTGCATTCATCCTCAAGATATCTTGCTCAAACCCAATGTCCTGCGTAGGCACATCTGCAGACTCACCATTCACAATTGTTATTGCAGAGCACTCCCTGTATTTACCTTTGCCTCTACCTTCGCCTATAGTATGAACATGACGACACCATTCACTATAAGGGCAGGTACCCCGCTTTTTGAATGGTACGCATATTTGTTGACGAACATGAATCGCAGGCACATTTGACTTGTTACCTTCTTGGGCCATTCTTGAATTCTCCTCTATGGGTTTCTTCAAAGATTCACTTTCAGCATTAGCAGAATACTCATCACGTTTACCAGAAATTTCAAGATTATTATCAGGCCTACTCATTCTCCTACTCTTTGGGGTTTCGTAGACCTCAGTGAAAAAAAACTGCACATATGGGAGTTTGAAATCAAGATTGAGTGACGCAGATGATCATCTCTACTTCTACGTAAATTTGTTTTTGGAGAATGTACAGTTTTATCTTTTCAAGTGGAATATCAAGATTACAAATAAATTCTTggaattcaaaaattaaaattatatgtgTGAGCAATTCTGATTTTTAAATTGGAAAATTACGCCTAATAGATCAGTTGTGaaattatttatccaaattgtACCTAATCCAAATTATTTATCTTTAATAGACTTATGGTCCAAACTATTTACCCATTATGTGGAAAAAAAATGCACATATGGGAGTTTGAAATCAAGATTGAGTGACGCAGATGATCATCTCTACTTCTAAGTTCTACGTAAATTTGTTTTTGGAGAATGTACAGTTTTATCTTTTCAAGTGGAATATCAAGATTACAAATAAATTCTTggaattcaaaaattaaaattatatgtgTGCGCAATTGTgatttttaaattgaaaaattaCGCCTAATAGACCAGCTgtgaaattatttattcaaattggaCTTAATCCAAATTATTTATCcttaatagactcatgatccaaactatttaccctcttaccccattttttttacttttaatttcGCACATGAAGTCATGTTGACGCGTCAGCATCACTgctcctctttgataccatcagagatATCAAAcagtttcttcttgataccatcaaagtataatatactctaatggtatcaaACAGGTTCGTTGAATCGCagtctcttccttcttgataccatcagagtatatatatatactttcatGGTATCAAACGTGTATTTATGCCAGTGCCCCTTCCCTTGTTCCTCTTTGATagcatcagagtatattatactttgatggtatcaaacaaTTTATCAAGAAGGAAGCAACAGTACTTCAACGAAactgcttgataccatcagcgtatattatatactctcatggtatcaaatgcgcgaaatagttaaaaataagggGTATGATAGTAATGGGTATCCAAtggtaaataattttattttttagggtataacaataattattcctttttaaatatgtatttatatagTTGGttgtttaatatatatatatatattgttgaaatcaaaatgaaatgaaattttgtcggtttaaaattaaaatcaaaatttattgatttttagaattcaaaatcaaatcaaaatttaacgGTCTTTTGAAATTAAAAACTAACCAAATCAAACCGAAATCAAGGACTTATCTAACTCACACTTTAgttttttattgatattttctGCTTCTCATGCACGAATTATTGACTAAGTCAAGGTTAAAGAGTTTGAGCATCTCGACGTCAGAATTGAATATTTGGATCGAATTAGAGTTCACGCTGTCAAGATTGTCGATTTTTCCCTGGTGTAGTtcgatttgatttaattttttttgaaaattcttaatTGACAgaataaaagaaagtataaaacGTTACACACGATATACCACTATATTAGATTGtacatttttaaatttatagcTAAATGTTTGACgattatatttgaaaaatgagatacaTTTGTTTACCTAGTTTACAATAATATACCAGCATAATTTTTACGGGGGATAGGGAAGATAATGTGTAGATAGTTTTATTCTTGTCTTGAGAAAATAGAGGTTAAGTGAACATCacaaaaatcaaatatataaagCAAGTA
It contains:
- the LOC129896232 gene encoding zinc finger CCCH domain-containing protein 39-like; amino-acid sequence: MSRPDNNLEISGKRDEYSANAESESLKKPIEENSRMAQEGNKSNVPAIHVRQQICVPFKKRGTCPYSEWCRHVHTIGEGRGKGKYRECSAITIVNGESADVPTQDIGFEQDILRMNAGRYTTHSDIMESKKSENCTRLKTRLCTLWERDNRCAYGTKCLFAHGKAELKSLDSSNPPESRSSADISAPARNVPDRDVASNPPESRSRAYISAPARNVPDRDVASNPPESQSRADISAPARNVPNRVVASNEIVTIAPADRRFKWNDIQRISRIYGDWIE